A region of Asterias amurensis chromosome 20, ASM3211899v1 DNA encodes the following proteins:
- the LOC139952234 gene encoding structural maintenance of chromosomes protein 6-like, with amino-acid sequence MSKNPHRLKGQGPSAKRARRETASSSDQEYNSEEEEEANLTQSADFDVSSEAEYGVIEHVSVKNFMCHKRLEFNFGPNVNFIVGRNGSGKSAILTAIVVGLGGKAASTNRGSSVKNLIKNTEHVADITIKLRNRGPDAFKPDQYGSTIIVERRIKSDGSSTYKIRSKTGKVISQLCSELQQIKDQFNIQIDNPMSILNQDTSRNFLHTQDPKDKYKFFLKATQLEQMTDDYNNIQQHKELMKDTLERKEEILPELEREVLQNEQRFKDLDSITKLDKKRESLMHMAAWSQVAAEEKVLDNMQKELSQEESRLPKFDEKIQTSQAKVESSEAHCHSLQDQLTELGEKIKELQPQHAMAKSEMDKQKKKEREITKKVSSQQNHVKSLVGDKNDLQQRIDELKNSAQRDYEDERKIREAEIQRLQEHMKAQEAQMATTEQDLAQFASAVNRAKESTYALKTRDADNRHKIDASERRVRNLEASRKDRLKLYGDFMPTLLNEIKKAAEKNMFHRKPKGPIGTHLKLRDPQWAIGIEACLGGLMFKFCCHDYHDMGILNQLIARFVPDKRSRPGVIVSAFQEEQYNIEAGAVQCREHPSLLDMLDIEDPMIYNCLVDQRTVENILLIRSSQDARDLLRLHTPANCREAFTLSGDQVYAGREQRYYSNRNTKARVLQGDVEDDIRDLKQELLKLREQQQESQGQLQELNRTIRENEQLKNRAQTQRRKIQDLISSLSYDKQQLEAIEDVPPVDVSTLEEEVETLAREIVAHQESLDVLGAHYKEIHTDYEKMSKEYRTLDEQMKKFADQVEPIKDDVMTATTEIESAKSHLRHYNSKKAEHLDKIKGMGRRHKEKAKEVQEMVVLAQQVHAERIVTNRKPKNIDSEIDQITKRIEKEQQSKGDPEQIIRLYDQTKESYKKIKKELTMFKNFIKKLDTLLEVRKSTFLILRRHIALRAKCFFIMTLSRRGYNGKIKFQHQTGELQITVQPTQGDGVGSQDMKALSGGERSFSTVCFIMALWESMETPFRALDEFDVFMDMVNRRISMDLMLTVAKENRMRQFIFLTPLDMSKIRTNSLVRISRMPDPIREDQSVLPFEPISRRDDNDDED; translated from the exons ATGTCGAAGAATCCTCATCGGCTTAAAGGACAGGGCCCATCAGCCAAGAGGGCTAGGCGAGAGACGGCATCATCCTCAGATCAGGAATATAACagtgaggaggaggaggaggccAACTTGACTCAAAGTGCTGATTTTGACGTGTCT AGTGAAGCGGAGTATGGAGTCATCGAACATGTCAGCGTCAAAAATTTCATGTGTCATAAACGTCTGGAGTTCAACTTTGGCCCTAATGTCAACTTCATTGTGGGGCGGAACGGAA GTGGAAAGAGTGCCATCTTGACGGCTATTGTTGTGGGTCTAGGAGGAAAGGCTGCATCTACAAACCGTGGCTCATCAGTCAAGAATCTCATCAAAAACACAGAACA TGTTGCTGATATCACAATAAAGCTCCGTAACCGTGGTCCAGATGCCTTCAAACCTGACCAGTACGGTTCAACCATCATCGTTGAGAGACGAATAAAATCTGACGGGTCGTCTACTTACAAAATCCGCTCCAAGACTGGTAAGGTCATCTCGCAATTGTGTTCGGAGCTACAACAGATTAAGGACCAGTTCAACATACAG ATTGATAATCCTATGTCCATTCTAAACCAAGACACCAGCAGAAACTTTCTACACACGCAGGACCCCAAAGACAAATACAAA TTTTTCTTGAAGGCAACCCAGCTGGAGCAGATGACAGATGACTACAACAACATCCAACAACATAAAGAACTAATGAAAGATACACTAGAGCGAAAAGAAGAG aTCCTTCCAGAGTTAGAGCGAGAAGTACTACAGAATGAGCAACGGTTTAAAGATCTGGATTCCATAACAAAGCTAGACAAGAAGAGAGAAAGCTTAATGCATATGGCTGCATGGTCACAAGTGGCTGCAGaagaaaaa GTGTTGGATAACATGCAGAAGGAGCTGAGTCAGGAGGAGAGTCGCTTACCAAAGTTCGACgaaaaaattcaaacatcacAG GCCAAGGTGGAGAGCAGCGAGGCGCACTGCCACAGTCTTCAAGATCAATTGACTGAGCTTGGTGAGAAGATTAAGGAACTACAACCTCAGCATGCCATGGCTAAGTCAGAGATGGATaaacagaagaagaaagaaagagAGATAACG AAAAAGGTCAGCTCCCAGCAAAACCATGTGAAGAGTTTGGTCGGCGACAAAAACGATTTACAGCAAAGAATCGATGAACTAAAAAACAG TGCACAAAGAGATTATGAGGACGAGCGAAAGATTAGAGAAGCCGAGATCCAGAGACTTCAAGAACATATGAAGGCCCAAGAAGCTCAGATGGCAACTACAGAGCAAGATTTAGCGCAGTTTGCATCCGCTGTCAACAGAGCTAAAGAATCCACATACGCACTCAA GACACGTGATGCAGACAACAGGCATAAAATAGATGCTTCTGAGAGACGAGTCCGTAATCTTGAGGCTAGCCGTAAGGATCGTCTGAAACTCTATGGTGACTTCATGCCGACTCTACTCAATGAAATCAAGAAAGCTGCAGAGAAGAATATGTTCCATCGGAAACCCAAGGGACCCATCG GCACTCATCTGAAATTGAGAGACCCTCAGTGGGCGATTGGTATCGAGGCATGCTTAGGCGGACTGATGTTTAAATTCTGTTGCCATGACTACCATGACATGGGCATATTGAATCAGTTGATTGCACGCTTTGTTCCTGATAAGAGAAGTCGCCCTGGTGTCATCGTCTCAGCTTTCCAA GAGGAGCAGTATAACATTGAAGCAGGTGCCGTACAATGTAGAGAACATCCTTCCTTACTGGACATGCTGGACATTGAAGATCCTATGATTTATAACTGTCTGGTTGATCAG CGTACAGTGGAGAACATTCTTTTGATCAGGTCTAGCCAAGACGCCAGAGACTTGCTTCGTCTTCACACTCCAGCAAACTGCAGGGAGGCGTTTACTCTCAGCGGGGATCAGGTCTACGCTGGGCGTGAACAACGCTATTACTCCAACCGTAATACTAAGGCAAGAGTTCTGCAGGGTGACGTGGAGGATGATATTAG AGATTTGAAGCAGGAATTACTTAAGTTGAGAGAGCAGCAGCAAGAATCTCAGGGCCAGCTGCAGGAACTCAATAGAACCATCAGGGAGAATGAGCAACTAAAGAATCGAGCCCAGACACAGAGACGCAAAATACAAGACTTAATCAGTTCACTCTCATAT GACAAACAACAGCTTGAAGCAATTGAAGATGTTCCCCCGGTCGACGTCAGCACCCTAGAGGAAGAAGTCGAAACTCTTGCCAGAGAAATCGTTGCTCACCAAGAAAGCTTGGATGTTCTTGGAGCACACTACAAAGAAATCCACACGGATTACGAGAAAATGAGCAAGGAATATCGCACCCTGGACGAGCAGATGAAAAAGTTTGCTGATCAAGTGGAACCGATAAAG GATGATGTAATGACGGCAACAACAGAGATTGAATCAGCTAAGAGTCACTTGCGTCATTACAACAGTAAGAAGGCTGAACATCTAGACAAGATCAAAGGGATGGGACGAAGACATAAAGAAAAAGCCAAAGAGGTCCAG gAAATGGTAGTCCTAGCTCAGCAAGTCCACGCAGAGCGTATTGTGACGAACAGAAAACCTAAGAATATCGACAGCGAAATTGACCAGATCACTAAACGAATAGAGAAGGAACAACAGAG TAAGGGTGATCCAGAGCAGATAATCCGACTTTATGACCAAACCAAAGAAAGCTACAAAAAGATCAAAAAGGAGCTCACTATGTTCAAAAACTTTATCAAG AAACTGGATACACTTCTTGAAGTTCGTAAAAGCACCTTCTTAATTTTGCGTCGACACATTGCTCTTCGTGCTAAGTGCTTCTTCATCATGACCCTCTCTAGACGTGGCTATAACGGCAAGATCAAATTCCAGCATCAGACAGGGGAGCTTCAAATCACT GTGCAGCCCACCCAGGGTGATGGTGTCGGCTCACAGGACATGAAGGCATTGTCCGGAGGGGAACGTTCATTCTCCACGGTGTGTTTCATCATGGCACTGTGGGAAAGCATGGAGACACCCTTCAGGGCACTAGACGAGTTTGATGTATTCATG GACATGGTGAATCGACGAATCAGCATGGACCTGATGTTAACGGTTGCTAAGGAAAATCGAATGAGGCAGTTCATCTTTCTCACACCCCTAGACATGAG CAAAATCAGGACTAATTCCTTGGTGCGGATCTCTCGTATGCCTGATCCAATCCGTGAAGATCAAAGCGTCCTGCCTTTTGAGCCAATCTCACGCCGTGACGACAATGATGATGAAGATTAA
- the LOC139952235 gene encoding uncharacterized protein produces the protein MIVDVAVSVLLLAVTSIIQYYRKLAQTKAQLHEEYELKLAQCQKELKDAHRFIAVLEKEMKKCFKDLLRGKGLYHQVCKDIATQTCGVTNKVSMVSVDDLEINAVNIIQSQSKEKTRTGANWSKLDPGSSVDKDYMCTEVDNHSNVAESERTVKENQIKPVETGQYCPDTVEGSGDENCANNTQEKMQSQVIRSKYVSLPHEKDGIHQDCGKLYMQNEEFLDLVLMEDALLDNGPLSDTAASEDLNIALEETSVGGLSQTRPELIVDCGVSKRPAPSLESFTYYCSMDNYDLVTGPKGRNLQFLQQAFGVQVVVLQDDPRYKSLNVVGTTIQLTEARNYLENGVLGRIVERDLTRVLNSNSHGTW, from the exons ATGATCGT TGATGTAGCCGTGTCTGTGTTGCTGTTAGCCGTCACATCTATCATACAGTATTACCGCAAGTTAGCTCAGACCAAGGCACAGCTTCATGAGGAATATGAGCTCAAGCTAGCCCAGTGTCAGAAGGAACTTAAAGATGCACATAGATTCATTGCGGTACTTGAGAAGGAAATGAAAAAATGTTTCAAGGATTTGCTACGGgg GAAGGGGCTTTATCATCAAGTATGTAAAGACATTGCAACCCAAACATGTGGCGTCACGAATAAAGTTTCAATGGTGTCTGTAGATGACCTAGAGATTAATGCAGTAAATATCATTCAATCTCAAAGCAAGGAGAAGACGAGAACTGGAGCAAACTGGTCCAAACTAGATCCAGGTAGTTCGGTAGACAAGGATTATATGTGCACAGAGGTTGATAACCATTCCAATGTGGCTGAATCTGAGAGGACAGTAAAAGAGAACCAAATAAAGCCAGTTGAAACTGGTCAATACTGCCCTGATACTGTTGAGGGGTCAGGTGATGAAAACTGCGCAAATAACACTCAGGAAAAGATGCAATCACAAGTTATCCGTTCAAAATATGTATCACTGCCACATGAAAAAGATGGAATTCACCAAGATTGCGGAAAGCTATATATGCAAAATGAAGAATTCCTGGACCTTGTACTGATGGAAGATGCTCTGCTTGACAATGGCCCTTTGAGCGACACAGCTGCATCTGAGGACCTCAATATAGCACTAGAGGAAACAAGTGTAGGAGGGTTGTCTCAAACGAGACCAGAACTGATTGTAGATTGCGGTGTTTCAAA ACGACCTGCCCCTAGCCTGGAGTCCTTCACATACTATTGCAGCATGGATAACTATGACCTAGTAACGGGACCAAAG GGAAGGAATTTGCAGTTTTTACAACAGGCGTTTGGAGTGCAAGTTGTCGTCTTGCAGGATGACCCAAGATATAAGAGCCTAAATGTAGTAG GTACGACAATTCAGCTGACTGAAGCCAGGAACTATTTGGAGAATGGCGTATTAGGACGGATTGTTGAGCGTGATTTGACCAGGGTCTTAAACTCCAACAGCCATGGGACTTGGTAG